One window of Prionailurus bengalensis isolate Pbe53 chromosome B1, Fcat_Pben_1.1_paternal_pri, whole genome shotgun sequence genomic DNA carries:
- the CB1H4orf19 gene encoding uncharacterized protein C4orf19 homolog: MGCKCCKMIQSYLFDPVQVPSSGYVNEVNSCKVDEGGAGKWKGKQGSQVPGHQNELQSEGLKRTASRGRAGSGQEPRWPTPGSPPLGDTLGGPCADKAGSAVNGIGPAAPPQPTGDRGPHQGERGSCLSTANSAPPTAPFREGGGPGRRDSVLLPALRETHVVQSGDPRAALRAEGPALEVQDHDFQMPAPDYPPLRGSAGDTVDWEEKDGLPESHPEEGPPEGLHPRAGGHGLNMPFPLKRSWDSLNEAVATEALSVGFKEEDAAQAVPGVDSRTGWEDAPGSTADGNGDAVDEDAAVAEALAALEAATAGEDADEAD, encoded by the coding sequence CTATCTCTTCGATCCAGTTCAAGTGCCCTCCTCTGGCTACGTCAACGAGGTGAACAGCTGCAAGGTGGATGAAGGGGGCGCTGGTAAATGGAAAGGCAAACAGGGCAGCCAAGTCCCGGGGCATCAAAACGAGCTGCAGAGCGAGGGCCTGAAGAGGACGGCCAGCAGGGGCAGAGCTGGCAGCGGGCAGGAGCCCCGCTGGCCTACCCCGGGATCGCCCCCTCTGGGGGACACGCTGGGGGGACCCTGCGCGGACAAGGCTGGCAGTGCCGTCAACGGCAtcggccccgccgcccccccgCAGCCCACTGGGGACCGTGGGCCCCACCAGGGCGAGAGGGGCTCCTGCCTCAGTACCGCCAACAGCGCCCCCCCGACTGCACCCTTCCGGGAAGGCGGGGGCCCCGGCAGACGGGACAGTGTGCTGCTGCCGGCCCTGCGAGAGACCCACGTCGTCCAAAGTGGGGACCCCAGAGCTGCTCTCAGGGCAGAAGGTCCTGCCTTGGAAGTACAAGACCACGACTTCCAGATGCCGGCCCCGGATTACCCTCCCCTTCGGGGCTCGGCTGGAGACACAGTTGACTGGGAAGAAAAGGACGGTCTTCCCGAGAGCCACCCTGAGGAGGGACCCCCGGAGGGCCTTCACCCCAGGGCCGGGGGACACGGCTTGAATATGCCCTTCCCCTTGAAGAGAAGCTGGGATTCCTTAAATGAGGCCGTGGCAACAGAAGCCCTAAGTGTCGGCTTCAAAGAAGAGGACGCTGCTCAGGCCGTGCCCGGGGTCGATTCGAGAACTGGGTGGGAGGATGCGCCCGGCTCCACCGCAGACGGGAATGGGGATGCGGTGGACGAGGACGCGGCGGTGGCCGAAGCCCTTGCGGCTTTGGAAGCGGCCACCGCAGGAGAAGACGCGGACGAGGCAGATTAG